The Leptolyngbya ohadii IS1 genome has a segment encoding these proteins:
- a CDS encoding ParB/RepB/Spo0J family partition protein: MSSKRDKSYGAQIRRPSSLSPLDDIYGTAEALSEQRTIALNQIRLPERQPRRYFDPQAYQQLVTSIRQHGILQPLVVRPIEAGYFELVAGERRLRVAREIGLDEVPIVERELDEVEAFEIALTENLFRENLNPVDETEGILQLLAFRLDLDIKDVPPLLYRLNNGASQPKVAASHNVMANAEDFQNNHNVMANSEDAQANHNVMTNSDLQAVEALFTDLGLMTWRSFVKNRLPLLRLPDDVLALVRSGKLEYTKAKAIAQVKEQEARTAVLERAIVENWSLQQIKEHLKRLKPVSKQIPLKEQFESTYKKAKKLKVWDMPDKQKQLEKLLTELNELLGEAGTKD; encoded by the coding sequence GTGAGTTCTAAGCGAGATAAATCCTACGGAGCGCAGATTAGAAGACCATCTTCACTCAGTCCGCTAGATGACATCTACGGGACTGCTGAGGCTTTGTCTGAACAGAGGACGATTGCACTGAATCAAATTCGACTGCCAGAAAGACAACCCAGACGCTATTTTGACCCTCAGGCATATCAGCAACTCGTTACGTCAATTCGTCAGCACGGAATTCTACAGCCGTTAGTCGTGCGTCCAATTGAAGCAGGATATTTTGAGTTAGTTGCTGGAGAACGTCGCCTCAGGGTTGCGCGGGAAATTGGGCTAGATGAAGTCCCGATCGTCGAGCGCGAATTGGATGAAGTCGAAGCTTTTGAAATCGCCCTGACTGAAAACCTGTTCCGGGAAAACCTGAACCCAGTTGATGAGACTGAAGGAATCCTGCAACTGCTGGCATTCAGGCTTGACCTAGATATTAAGGATGTTCCCCCTCTGCTGTATCGTCTGAACAATGGAGCGAGTCAGCCAAAGGTAGCAGCTAGCCATAACGTTATGGCTAATGCAGAAGATTTTCAGAATAACCATAATGTTATGGCTAACTCGGAGGACGCCCAGGCTAACCATAACGTTATGACTAATTCAGATTTACAAGCAGTGGAGGCTCTTTTTACCGACTTGGGCTTGATGACTTGGCGATCGTTTGTAAAAAATCGCTTACCCTTACTTAGGTTGCCGGATGACGTTTTGGCATTGGTTCGCTCTGGCAAGCTAGAGTACACAAAAGCGAAAGCTATTGCTCAGGTTAAGGAGCAAGAAGCACGAACTGCTGTTTTGGAGAGAGCGATTGTAGAGAACTGGTCGCTTCAACAGATCAAAGAACATTTAAAGCGTCTCAAGCCAGTGTCGAAGCAGATCCCCCTCAAAGAGCAATTTGAATCAACTTATAAAAAGGCGAAGAAGCTGAAGGTTTGGGATATGCCTGACAAACAGAAACAGCTTGAGAAGCTACTCACTGAACTAAATGAACTGTTGGGCGAAGCTGGCACTAAAGATTAG
- a CDS encoding ParA family protein encodes MLLLPQNIRIFRYDSLKASHVFVLQICRDIVAALCSSKGKKHKKFLAHDQGNSFVFTLFDQLGYLASREQMARIIAVFNQAGGVAKTTVTQNLGYHLARRNHKVLLIDMDPQSSLTTFMGLDPHEIEMSLFEVLVKEKPLHILENVLDMDFSPTNTDLSAAEIQLVNEDLREFRLKSAIEPVQDEYDFILIDCPPSLGLLSYLSLVAATHILVPIETEFKAFNGTEKVLETIARVRSKANRKLKIAGFVPTRHDARKTQNIRCLGAIQEQIADIAPIFPPIPNTTNFPNAAEARLPLALYDPKQKSALNSLEQLADAMEKLS; translated from the coding sequence TTGCTGCTCCTGCCACAAAATATTAGAATCTTCCGTTACGACTCCCTGAAAGCAAGCCATGTTTTTGTTTTACAGATTTGCAGGGATATAGTAGCTGCACTCTGTAGCAGTAAAGGCAAAAAGCACAAAAAATTTTTAGCGCATGACCAAGGCAATTCATTCGTTTTCACGTTATTCGATCAATTAGGCTATTTAGCATCTAGGGAACAAATGGCACGAATTATTGCAGTTTTTAACCAGGCTGGAGGTGTGGCAAAAACAACTGTCACGCAAAATTTGGGATATCACTTGGCAAGGCGTAACCACAAAGTTCTGCTCATAGACATGGATCCCCAGTCTTCTCTGACCACGTTTATGGGGCTTGATCCGCACGAAATCGAGATGAGCTTGTTTGAGGTTCTGGTCAAGGAGAAACCGCTTCACATCCTGGAAAATGTCTTGGACATGGACTTTTCTCCCACGAATACCGACCTTAGTGCTGCTGAAATTCAGCTGGTGAATGAAGACCTACGAGAATTCCGCTTGAAGTCGGCGATTGAACCGGTGCAAGACGAGTACGATTTCATTTTGATCGATTGTCCTCCGAGCCTGGGGCTTCTCAGCTATCTCTCCCTAGTAGCAGCGACGCACATTCTTGTTCCGATCGAAACCGAATTCAAGGCGTTCAACGGTACTGAAAAGGTGCTGGAAACGATCGCGAGAGTCCGAAGCAAAGCGAATCGCAAACTCAAAATTGCTGGTTTTGTGCCTACCCGTCACGATGCCCGTAAAACCCAAAACATCCGGTGCTTAGGAGCGATTCAGGAGCAGATTGCTGACATTGCCCCCATTTTTCCTCCTATTCCCAACACTACTAACTTCCCAAATGCTGCTGAAGCAAGGTTACCTTTAGCTCTCTACGATCCCAAGCAGAAGAGTGCTCTGAATTCGCTTGAGCAGTTGGCGGATGCGATGGAGAAGCTGTCGTGA
- a CDS encoding plasmid replication protein, CyRepA1 family, with translation MLHSHHLEEFQASAIAPDFAALNFHSSDDNWFIRQWLNWKPNERWKQCPFDSGWYCHTLDPRTGEARNWGPFKPDSPIVDTSKGKPRKYEHPAGFATLALFLKVDRVAWSHIARRYRIPHTPLALRLQDKDPSPHFWQWVWEHNLPIIICEGAKKAAALLCAGYVAIALPGVWNGRRKRKGDRPEQLIPDLQHFAMAGRQVFFCFDHDPKLKTRLHVGNALVRTGKLFEEAGCTVKVIRLPGPEKGVDDFITMRGRTAFDLLYADAVSLSAYEQQKRHWMSGHRLTYPVHMELDCRYLVDGIRQAWASQQFSTASPKSSSLKLESLSLSSSLPPIDDRPADLELSGVIGILSDMGTGKTELLAQIKQAYPKARILNLGHRVALLRNLANRIGTAIYSDYGWNMWREQWLSLTADSLYKLKTEGNQYDFIFLDEVEQFIYHLLCSDTCKEHRHEILQALKHFIYSAKCIILSDAHLSDLSLQFILAMRPDPNEQPFIIQNNYCNGGRDVFWYEGNDRSGIVQNVKQALYAGDKVIVACDGLEFSKDLYEMLQTLFPEKVIECINSHNSGESRAKALLEKINEQVVHLDCLIYSPSINTGISIDVEHFDCVFGVFIGGTLAATDCLQALNRYRPKINWHVWVGDKPIGGYRPINPERVKANKQKENDLCGFLLGIVPGTGERIVQDEFAWNAWAHLTARRNESLNNLRADVRYWLEVQGHTLIPTGDTVSEMAKAELKFARETNEAVRRRGILQAERITATEARQLEAKERPTLQDYYQLERHRIEKSWGREIDEHLIALDNRGRTIAQFAILESLLEPAASVQVINGRRFFFPPDLIAERDQLERDKFHPLDWRNYSVAWAMRVELGLPELLNPEREFRNDDPDLIALAKKAQQNALTIKEFLGITIRTNATPIQVLQQLFEQAGIDLKCDRRKGRRGEQVRIYRINQEQWQLGMSILQHRSQRRRTSIQPTLEVSSDPVATGSILNKDLNKREVVTTEPIPRQKGQKETYSLLLEDVTEALLWIRCAVEDGNSSDLRSVWDHWTSMQRQQLWAEMDNLLQQRIGEMIGSPGEKLDKLQSIPQWLVPGTTVRWLQRTGIWLVEAVKESVAMISNLDFPDVRQQVNWWELENVLLQEF, from the coding sequence ATGTTACATTCCCATCACCTCGAAGAATTTCAGGCGAGCGCGATCGCCCCAGACTTTGCCGCACTCAACTTTCACTCATCTGACGACAACTGGTTTATCCGCCAGTGGCTAAACTGGAAGCCGAATGAACGCTGGAAACAGTGCCCCTTTGACTCCGGCTGGTACTGCCACACGCTTGATCCCCGGACTGGAGAAGCCCGAAACTGGGGTCCATTCAAACCAGATTCCCCGATTGTCGATACCAGCAAAGGCAAGCCGCGAAAGTACGAGCATCCAGCAGGCTTTGCAACCTTAGCTCTGTTTCTGAAAGTCGATCGTGTCGCCTGGAGTCACATCGCACGTCGCTACCGAATTCCCCACACTCCACTTGCACTGCGCTTGCAGGACAAAGACCCGTCGCCGCACTTCTGGCAATGGGTTTGGGAACATAACTTGCCAATCATTATATGCGAGGGTGCAAAGAAGGCTGCTGCCCTACTCTGTGCAGGCTACGTCGCGATCGCGCTGCCGGGTGTCTGGAACGGACGACGAAAAAGAAAAGGCGATCGCCCGGAACAACTTATCCCTGACCTTCAGCATTTTGCAATGGCTGGGCGGCAAGTCTTCTTCTGCTTCGACCACGATCCCAAGCTCAAGACGCGCCTTCATGTTGGCAATGCCCTGGTTCGGACAGGGAAGTTATTTGAAGAGGCAGGCTGCACAGTTAAGGTAATTCGACTGCCGGGACCAGAGAAGGGGGTAGACGACTTCATCACCATGCGAGGCAGAACGGCTTTTGACCTTCTGTATGCAGACGCAGTTTCGCTTTCAGCTTATGAGCAGCAAAAACGGCACTGGATGAGCGGGCATCGCCTGACTTACCCTGTTCACATGGAATTAGACTGCCGCTATCTCGTTGACGGTATTCGACAGGCGTGGGCATCTCAGCAGTTCAGCACAGCATCACCTAAAAGCTCATCCCTGAAACTTGAATCTTTATCACTTAGCTCATCCCTTCCCCCGATCGACGATCGCCCTGCTGACCTAGAACTATCTGGTGTAATCGGCATCCTCTCTGATATGGGCACCGGCAAAACCGAATTGCTTGCCCAGATCAAGCAAGCCTATCCCAAAGCCCGCATCCTTAACTTGGGACACCGCGTTGCCTTGCTGCGGAACTTGGCAAACCGAATCGGCACTGCAATCTACTCAGATTACGGCTGGAATATGTGGCGCGAGCAGTGGCTGTCCTTAACTGCCGATAGTTTGTACAAGCTGAAAACTGAGGGCAACCAGTACGACTTCATCTTCCTGGATGAAGTTGAGCAATTTATCTACCACCTGCTCTGCTCAGACACATGTAAGGAGCATCGACATGAAATTCTGCAAGCTCTAAAACACTTTATCTACTCTGCAAAATGCATTATTCTGAGCGACGCGCACTTGTCAGACCTGTCGCTTCAGTTCATTCTTGCGATGCGCCCTGATCCCAATGAGCAGCCTTTTATCATTCAGAACAACTACTGCAACGGTGGGCGCGATGTGTTCTGGTATGAGGGGAACGATCGATCGGGCATCGTTCAGAACGTCAAGCAGGCACTCTACGCCGGGGACAAGGTAATCGTCGCCTGTGATGGTCTGGAATTCTCTAAAGACCTGTACGAAATGCTTCAGACCCTCTTTCCCGAAAAGGTGATCGAGTGCATTAACTCCCACAACTCTGGTGAATCCAGAGCAAAAGCTTTGCTAGAAAAGATTAACGAGCAGGTGGTGCATCTTGACTGCCTGATTTATTCTCCTTCAATCAACACGGGTATCTCTATTGATGTAGAGCATTTTGACTGCGTTTTTGGAGTGTTCATCGGCGGCACTCTAGCTGCAACTGATTGCCTGCAAGCCCTCAACCGTTATCGCCCCAAAATAAACTGGCATGTCTGGGTGGGAGACAAACCGATCGGGGGCTACCGCCCTATCAACCCAGAGCGGGTCAAGGCGAATAAACAGAAGGAGAACGATTTGTGTGGCTTCCTGTTAGGGATCGTCCCCGGCACAGGAGAGCGGATTGTACAGGATGAGTTTGCCTGGAATGCTTGGGCGCACCTTACTGCTCGTAGAAATGAGTCTCTGAATAACCTTCGAGCAGATGTTCGCTACTGGCTTGAGGTTCAGGGGCATACATTGATTCCCACTGGCGATACCGTAAGCGAAATGGCAAAAGCAGAATTGAAGTTTGCGCGTGAGACAAATGAGGCAGTTCGCAGACGAGGCATTTTGCAGGCAGAGCGAATCACTGCGACCGAAGCACGGCAGCTAGAGGCAAAGGAACGCCCGACCCTGCAAGACTACTATCAGCTTGAACGTCATCGCATTGAGAAATCTTGGGGGAGGGAGATTGATGAGCATCTGATTGCTTTGGACAACCGGGGCAGGACGATCGCCCAGTTCGCGATACTGGAGTCCCTACTGGAGCCAGCCGCGTCGGTGCAGGTGATCAACGGTAGGCGGTTCTTTTTCCCACCGGACTTAATCGCCGAGCGCGATCAATTGGAGCGGGACAAGTTCCACCCGCTGGACTGGCGCAATTACTCAGTTGCCTGGGCAATGCGAGTAGAGCTAGGGCTGCCCGAACTTCTGAACCCGGAGCGGGAATTTCGTAATGACGACCCCGATCTCATCGCCCTAGCGAAGAAAGCACAGCAGAATGCTCTAACCATCAAGGAGTTTCTGGGGATCACGATCCGGACCAACGCGACTCCAATCCAGGTTCTACAGCAGTTATTTGAGCAGGCGGGCATCGATCTGAAGTGCGATCGCCGGAAAGGGAGACGAGGAGAACAGGTCCGGATTTATCGAATTAATCAGGAGCAGTGGCAACTGGGAATGTCTATCCTTCAGCACCGTAGCCAAAGGCGTAGAACTTCAATTCAGCCTACCCTTGAAGTCTCTTCCGATCCCGTAGCCACAGGAAGCATTTTGAATAAAGATTTAAATAAAAGGGAGGTTGTGACTACCGAGCCAATTCCCCGACAGAAAGGGCAGAAAGAAACTTACTCCTTGTTGCTGGAAGATGTGACGGAGGCTCTACTATGGATTCGATGTGCTGTTGAGGATGGCAATTCTTCTGATCTGCGATCGGTCTGGGATCACTGGACGTCGATGCAGCGGCAGCAGTTGTGGGCTGAAATGGACAACCTTCTCCAGCAGCGGATTGGTGAGATGATAGGATCACCGGGAGAAAAGCTGGATAAACTACAGAGTATCCCTCAATGGCTGGTTCCAGGGACAACTGTAAGGTGGCTTCAACGTACTGGTATTTGGCTTGTCGAAGCAGTGAAAGAATCAGTAGCAATGATTTCTAATCTTGACTTTCCCGATGTCAGGCAGCAGGTGAATTGGTGGGAATTAGAGAATGTGCTGTTGCAGGAATTTTAA